The Streptomyces rimosus genomic interval TCATCGGGCGCACGCCGAAGCGGCTCAACGTCTGCACCTCGTGCATCAAGGCCGGCAAGGTCTCGCGCTGACGTCATAGTCGTAGCGCAGCCCCCGCCGGTTGCCTGAAAGCCGGTCCACCTCGGTGGACCGGCTTTTTGCCGTACCCGCGTGCCGTACGCGCGCGAAGCCCCGCGAACGGCGCTACCCCCGCAGCCGCCACCCGTGATCCACCGGCCCGATCCCCGCGCCCAGGCGGAAGCCGCCCGCGATGGCGCCGGTGACGTACTCCTTGGCCGCCGCGACGGCCTCCGGGACGGTGTCCCCCCGGGCCAGCCGCGCGGCGACGGCGCTGGCGAGCGTGCAGCCGGTGCCGTGGGTGTGCCGGTTGTCGTGCCGCGGCGCGCGCAGCCAGTGCTCCTCGGCGCCGTCGGTGAGCAGGTCGACCGCGTCGCCCTCCAGGTGGCCGCCCTTGATCAGTGCCCAGCGCGGCCCGAAGCCGAGGACCGCGGCGGCGGCGCGCCGCATATCGGCCTCCTCCTGGACCCGTACGCCCGTCAGCTGGGCCACCTCGTCGAGGTTGGGGGTGGCGAGGGTGGCCGTGGGCAGCAGCTTCGTGCGGACCGCGTCCAGGGCGGAGGCGGCGAGCAGCGCGTCGCCGTGCTTGGAGACGCCGACCGGGTCCACGACGACCGGTGCGGAGAGCCCGGCGAGCAGGTCCGCGACCGTCTCGACCAGCTCCGGCGACGAGAGCATGCCGGTTTTGACGGCCTGGACGCCGATGTCGTCCACGACGCTGCGGAACTGGGCCCGTACGGCTTCGGCGGGCAGTTCCCACGCGCCCTGCACGCCGAGTGAATTCTGCGCGGTGACGGCGGTCAGCACGCTCATGCCGTGCGTACCGAGCGCCAGCATCGTCTTCAGGTCGGCCTGGATGCCCGCACCGCCGCCGGAGTCGGACCCGGCGACGGTCAGGACGCGTGGAGGTGTAGGCATGCGGCCGAATCTACCGGGGCCCCGCGCGGGGCCCGCCCACGGTCCCTCAGAGGCCGGTCGGCTCGCCGTCCGGCTCCCCGCCGAAGTGGTCCCACCCCGCGTTGACCCAGGGCGCCCCGTCCACCGTGACCTGCGGCAGCGCCGACGGGTGCAGCACCTCGCCGATCACCTTCCAGCGGGCCGGCAGCTTCACGTCCGGCGGGAACGTCGCCACGATCGCGTGGTCCTCGCCCCCGCTGAGCACCCACTGCATCGGGTCCACGCCGACGGCCGTACCGATGTCGGACATCTGCGAGGGGATGTCGATCTGGCCCGAGCGCAGGTCGATACGGACCTTGCTGGCCTCGGCGATATGGCCGAGGTCGGCGACCAGGCCGTCGCTGACGTCCGTCATGGCGGTGGCGCCGAGGCCGGCCGCCGCCGGGCCCGCGTGGTACGGCGGCTCGGGGCGGCGGTGCGCCTCCACGAAGGCGCGCGGGGAGCGGAAGCCGCGGGTGAGGACCGCGTATCCGGCAGCGGACCAGCCCAGCCAGCCGGTGACGGCGACCACATCGCCGGGCTGGGCACCGGAACGGGTGACCGGCTCCTGGTTGCGCAGGTCGCCCAGGGCGGTGATCGCGACGGTGATCGTGTCGCCGCGCACCACATCGCCGCCGACCACCGCGGCGCCCGCCACCTGGCACTCGTCGCGCAGCCCGTCCATCAGCTCGCTCGCCCAGGTCGCGGGCAGTTCGGCGGGGACGACCAGGCCGAGCAGGATGGCGGTGGGCACCGCGCCCATCGCGGCGATGTCGGCCAGGTTCTGCGCGGCGGCCTTGCGGCCCACGTCGTAGGCGGTGGACCAGTCGCGGCGGAAGTGCCGCCCTTCGAGGAGGACGTCGGTGCTGGCCACGACCCGGCGGTCCGGCGCGGTGATCACCGCGGCGTCGTCGCCCGGCCCGATCCGTACGGCCGGGGTGGCGGTGAGCCGGGAGGTCAGCTCCCTGATCAGCCCGAACTCGCCCAGCTCGCCCACGGTGCCCTTCATGCTGCTGCCCTTCCGACGCGTACGGACGATCCGTACTGCGCTGCCGATCCGTACTCCACCACCGCGCGCCCGGCCCGTGCTTCTCCCGGGCGGACGGCCGTCGTGCTCCCCCTGGTCCTACCGCACGACGCGTTCCCGGCGGCGCGGGTCTCCCCGGCGCGCGCACCGACGCGGTACCGTGGCGTCCCTTCTTCCCACATGATCCTCGAAGCCGCCCTGGAGGTCCCGTGGTACAGGCGTACATCCTGATCCAGACCGAGGTGGGCAAGGCGTCGGCCGTCGCGGAAGTGATCGCCAAGATCCCCGGCGTGCTCCAGGCCGAGGACGTCACCGGTCCGTACGACGTGATCGTGCGGGCGCAGGCCGAGACGGTAGACGAGCTCGGCCGCATCGTGGTCGCCAAGGTCCAGCAGGTGGACGGCATCACCCGCACCCTGACCTGCCCGGTGGTCCATCTCTAGCTCCCCGTATGCTCGGCCGGGTGATCTCCTCGTCGCGCCGGCTGCTCGTACCGGCCCTGCTCACCGTGGCCTTCGCCGCGGTGGGCTGCTCGTCCTCGGTCCCCGTCGCCGCCCCCTCGCCCGAGGGTGCGTCCGCGCGGCAGTGCCGGGCGCTCCACGAGGAGTTGCCGCGGACCGTGGACGGGCTGGAGCGCGGCACCGCCGATCCGGTCTCGGACTTCACCGCCGTGTGGGGCGATCCCGCCGTCCGGCTGCGCTGCGGGGTGGACAAGCCCGCCGTGCTGACACCTGGAAGTGAACATTACAACCCCGGTGCGGACGCGGCGGAAGTCAACGGCGTCGAGTGGCTCTTCGAGAAGCAGGGGGACGAGGGGTACCGCTTCACGACCGTACTGCGCAAGACGTACGTAGAGGTGAGCGTCCCCGAGAAGTACGCCCCCGAGGTCGATGTGCTGACCGACCTCGCGGCCGCGGTCAAGAAGACGGTGCCGGCCGGAGTCTGAGCCCTCCGGCCGGGCGCGGTCCCTGTGCTCCGGGCGCCTCAGCGCAGGCCCGTCGGGCGCCGCAGGGCCGACTGGACCAGCCGGTCGATCAGCTCCGGGTAGCTCACACCGCTCTCCTGCCACATCCGCGGGTACATCGAGATGGGCGTGAAGCCGGGCATCGTGTTGATCTCGTTGATGACGTAGGTGCCGTCGTCCTGGAGGAAGAAGTCCACCCGGGCCAGGCCCTCGCAGGACAGCGCCTCGAAGGCGCGGACGGCCAGCTCCTGGACCTCGGCGGTCTGCTCCACGGTCAGCGGGGCGGGCACCAGGCCGGTGGCCGAGTCGATGTACTTGGCCTCGAAGTCGTAGAAGGTGTGGTCGCTGACGGGCGGGATCTCGGCCGGGAGGCTGCCGCGCGGCCCGTCCGCGAACTCCAGCACGCCGCACTCGATCTCGC includes:
- a CDS encoding DUF3515 domain-containing protein, with protein sequence MLGRVISSSRRLLVPALLTVAFAAVGCSSSVPVAAPSPEGASARQCRALHEELPRTVDGLERGTADPVSDFTAVWGDPAVRLRCGVDKPAVLTPGSEHYNPGADAAEVNGVEWLFEKQGDEGYRFTTVLRKTYVEVSVPEKYAPEVDVLTDLAAAVKKTVPAGV
- the thiD gene encoding bifunctional hydroxymethylpyrimidine kinase/phosphomethylpyrimidine kinase — translated: MPTPPRVLTVAGSDSGGGAGIQADLKTMLALGTHGMSVLTAVTAQNSLGVQGAWELPAEAVRAQFRSVVDDIGVQAVKTGMLSSPELVETVADLLAGLSAPVVVDPVGVSKHGDALLAASALDAVRTKLLPTATLATPNLDEVAQLTGVRVQEEADMRRAAAAVLGFGPRWALIKGGHLEGDAVDLLTDGAEEHWLRAPRHDNRHTHGTGCTLASAVAARLARGDTVPEAVAAAKEYVTGAIAGGFRLGAGIGPVDHGWRLRG
- a CDS encoding Lrp/AsnC family transcriptional regulator, encoding MVQAYILIQTEVGKASAVAEVIAKIPGVLQAEDVTGPYDVIVRAQAETVDELGRIVVAKVQQVDGITRTLTCPVVHL
- a CDS encoding thiamine-phosphate kinase, with product MKGTVGELGEFGLIRELTSRLTATPAVRIGPGDDAAVITAPDRRVVASTDVLLEGRHFRRDWSTAYDVGRKAAAQNLADIAAMGAVPTAILLGLVVPAELPATWASELMDGLRDECQVAGAAVVGGDVVRGDTITVAITALGDLRNQEPVTRSGAQPGDVVAVTGWLGWSAAGYAVLTRGFRSPRAFVEAHRRPEPPYHAGPAAAGLGATAMTDVSDGLVADLGHIAEASKVRIDLRSGQIDIPSQMSDIGTAVGVDPMQWVLSGGEDHAIVATFPPDVKLPARWKVIGEVLHPSALPQVTVDGAPWVNAGWDHFGGEPDGEPTGL